The Candidatus Abyssobacteria bacterium SURF_5 genome has a segment encoding these proteins:
- the tuf gene encoding elongation factor Tu (EF-Tu; promotes GTP-dependent binding of aminoacyl-tRNA to the A-site of ribosomes during protein biosynthesis; when the tRNA anticodon matches the mRNA codon, GTP hydrolysis results; the inactive EF-Tu-GDP leaves the ribosome and release of GDP is promoted by elongation factor Ts; many prokaryotes have two copies of the gene encoding EF-Tu) encodes MAKQKFERTKPHVNVGTIGHVDHGKTTLTSAITRCLSNKGLADVKKFEDIDNAPEERERG; translated from the coding sequence TCGAGCGGACGAAGCCGCACGTAAATGTAGGCACCATTGGACACGTGGATCACGGGAAGACCACGTTGACATCGGCGATCACGCGGTGCCTGTCGAATAAAGGGCTTGCGGACGTAAAGAAATTCGAGGACATCGACAACGCGCCCGAAGAGCGGGAGCGGGGG